From a region of the Georgenia yuyongxinii genome:
- the ligA gene encoding NAD-dependent DNA ligase LigA translates to MGRVTDEIAATELQDTVAAVPEAADADARQRWTDLAEALEAAQFAYYVRDAPTISDAEYDQLMRDLEALEEAHPDLRVPESPTQRVGGTFSTEFATVTHHEPMMSLDDVFSLEELREWAARVHAAAGRTDVAMTCELKIDGLAVNLLYEHGRLVRAATRGDGRTGEDVTLNVRTIASVPQQLAGKDHPASIEVRGEVFFPVAGFEELNASLVAAGKAPFANPRNSAAGSLRQKDPRVTASRPLDMIAHGVGAVRWDGITPPETLTTQFGLYEQLKAWGIPVSTHTRLVRSRAEAEEMIAHYGEHRHTVAHEIDGIVIKVDDFALQRQMGATSRAPRWAAAYKYPPEEVNTKLLDIRVQVGRTGRVTPYGVMEPVLVAGSTVAQATLHNAQEVVRKGVLIGDTVVLRKAGDVIPEIVAPVVELRDGSERAFVMPERCPSCGTPLAPAKEGDVDLRCPNARSCPAQLTERVAHIGSRGALDIEALGYEAALALVYPEASRELVAAARALAGADGRTPTPEDLAAADAALPAPQRPVLTTEAGLFDLAAEELRDVRVWREIKKDGVGTGTWEQRLFFWTTPTHRRDGTVNKPSKPTATTEVMIAELDRAKDQPLWRVLVALSIRHVGPTAARALAVEYGSMEAMRAASVEELAAVDGVGPVIAAALKAWFEEDWHREIVDSWTAAGVRMADERDASVERTLEGLTIVVTGSLEDFSRDSAKEAVIVRGGKASGSVSKKTDFVVVGANAGTKEAKARELGRPILDEAGFVALLAGGPDAVADLVEPDGE, encoded by the coding sequence ATGGGACGCGTGACAGACGAGATTGCCGCCACCGAGCTCCAGGACACCGTCGCGGCGGTGCCCGAGGCCGCGGACGCCGACGCACGCCAGCGCTGGACCGACCTCGCCGAGGCCCTCGAGGCCGCGCAGTTCGCGTACTACGTGCGGGACGCGCCGACCATCTCCGACGCCGAGTACGACCAGCTCATGCGCGACCTGGAGGCGCTGGAGGAGGCGCACCCGGACCTGCGGGTGCCCGAGTCGCCCACCCAGCGCGTCGGTGGCACGTTCTCGACCGAGTTCGCCACGGTCACCCACCACGAGCCCATGATGAGCCTGGACGACGTCTTCTCCCTCGAGGAGCTGCGCGAGTGGGCCGCCCGGGTGCACGCGGCGGCCGGCCGCACCGACGTGGCCATGACCTGCGAGCTCAAGATCGACGGGCTCGCGGTGAACCTGCTCTACGAGCACGGCCGGCTCGTACGCGCCGCGACCCGCGGGGACGGGCGCACCGGTGAGGACGTCACGCTCAACGTGCGCACCATCGCCTCCGTCCCCCAGCAGCTGGCAGGGAAGGACCACCCGGCGAGCATCGAGGTCCGCGGCGAGGTGTTCTTCCCGGTCGCGGGCTTCGAGGAGCTCAACGCCTCCCTGGTCGCCGCGGGCAAGGCGCCGTTCGCGAACCCGCGCAACTCCGCGGCCGGCTCGCTGCGCCAGAAGGACCCACGGGTGACCGCCTCCCGGCCGCTGGACATGATCGCCCACGGGGTGGGCGCGGTGCGGTGGGACGGCATCACCCCGCCCGAGACCCTGACCACCCAGTTCGGCCTCTACGAGCAGCTCAAGGCCTGGGGCATCCCGGTCTCCACCCACACCCGCCTGGTCCGCTCCCGCGCCGAGGCGGAGGAGATGATTGCCCACTACGGCGAGCACCGGCACACCGTCGCGCACGAGATCGACGGCATCGTCATCAAGGTCGACGACTTCGCCCTGCAGCGCCAGATGGGCGCGACCTCACGGGCACCGCGCTGGGCGGCGGCCTACAAGTACCCCCCCGAGGAGGTCAACACCAAGCTGCTCGACATCCGGGTGCAGGTGGGCCGCACGGGCCGGGTCACGCCGTACGGGGTCATGGAACCGGTGCTGGTGGCCGGCTCCACCGTCGCCCAGGCCACCTTGCACAACGCCCAGGAGGTGGTCCGCAAGGGTGTGCTCATCGGCGACACGGTGGTCCTGCGCAAGGCCGGCGACGTCATCCCGGAGATCGTCGCCCCCGTGGTCGAGCTGCGCGACGGCAGCGAGCGGGCGTTCGTCATGCCCGAGCGGTGCCCCTCGTGCGGCACGCCGCTCGCCCCCGCCAAGGAGGGCGACGTCGACCTGCGCTGCCCCAACGCCCGGTCCTGCCCGGCCCAGCTCACCGAGCGGGTGGCCCACATCGGCTCGCGCGGCGCGCTGGACATCGAGGCGCTCGGCTACGAGGCAGCCCTCGCCCTGGTCTACCCCGAGGCCTCCCGCGAGCTGGTCGCGGCCGCCCGCGCACTCGCCGGCGCCGACGGCCGGACGCCCACCCCCGAGGACCTCGCCGCCGCCGACGCCGCACTGCCCGCGCCCCAGCGCCCTGTGCTCACCACCGAGGCCGGCCTGTTCGACCTCGCCGCCGAGGAGCTGCGGGACGTGCGGGTGTGGCGTGAGATCAAGAAGGACGGCGTGGGCACCGGCACGTGGGAGCAGCGCCTGTTCTTCTGGACCACGCCCACGCACCGGCGCGACGGCACCGTCAACAAGCCCTCCAAGCCCACCGCCACCACCGAGGTGATGATCGCCGAGCTCGATCGGGCCAAGGACCAGCCCCTGTGGCGGGTCCTGGTTGCGCTGTCGATCCGGCACGTCGGCCCCACGGCGGCGCGCGCGCTCGCGGTGGAGTACGGCTCCATGGAGGCCATGCGCGCGGCGAGCGTCGAGGAGCTTGCGGCGGTCGACGGCGTCGGCCCGGTCATCGCCGCTGCGCTGAAGGCGTGGTTCGAGGAGGACTGGCACCGCGAGATCGTGGACAGCTGGACGGCCGCCGGGGTCCGCATGGCCGACGAGCGCGACGCGTCCGTCGAGCGCACGCTCGAGGGCCTCACCATCGTGGTCACCGGGTCCCTGGAGGACTTCAGCCGCGACTCCGCGAAGGAGGCCGTCATCGTCCGCGGCGGCAAGGCCTCCGGGTCGGTGTCGAAGAAGACCGACTTCGTCGTGGTCGGCGCGAATGCCGGCACCAAGGAGGCCAAGGCCCGTGAGCTGGGTCGGCCCATCCTCGACGAGGCCGGGTTCGTCGCGCTGCTGGCCGGTGGGCCGGACGCCGTCGCCGACCTGGTGGAGCCCGACGGCGAGTAG
- a CDS encoding MarR family winged helix-turn-helix transcriptional regulator, with product MPRPTSRPSAGEPAELLLMAGRALRRSWVSALAPWELSPHQSRALGAVCSGDAEPRLADIADQLRIAPRSATEVVDALEAKGLVRRAPSPHDRRAVVVQPTAEGLEVRSAVEQARTEAAEAYLAPLTPDERETLSVLLRRLTVDRADS from the coding sequence GTGCCTCGTCCTACATCACGCCCTTCCGCCGGTGAGCCGGCGGAGCTGCTGCTCATGGCCGGCCGGGCCCTGCGTCGGAGCTGGGTGTCCGCGCTCGCCCCCTGGGAGCTCTCGCCGCACCAGTCGCGCGCGCTGGGTGCCGTGTGCTCCGGCGATGCCGAGCCACGCCTGGCCGACATCGCGGACCAGCTGCGGATCGCGCCCCGCTCGGCCACCGAGGTGGTCGACGCCCTCGAGGCCAAGGGGCTGGTACGCCGGGCCCCCAGCCCGCACGACCGCCGGGCGGTGGTCGTGCAACCGACCGCCGAGGGCCTCGAGGTGCGCTCCGCCGTCGAGCAGGCTCGCACCGAGGCGGCCGAGGCGTACCTGGCCCCGCTGACCCCCGACGAGCGCGAGACCCTCAGCGTGCTGCTCCGCCGCCTGACCGTGGACCGTGCCGACAGCTGA
- a CDS encoding ABC transporter ATP-binding protein, protein MSDAFGPRGGGPRGGGPRGGGPRGGPARRDPKDLKQLETHPAELRRIGALFLPFRGRLAVVVVLIVASSAIALATPFLIRRLIDEAIPAQDVRLLLLLVGAMLAVAVVGSVLGVFQTWLSTTVGQRVMHRLRTDVFTHLQRQSLDFFTRTRGGEVQSRLTHDIGGMQSVVTTAATSIASNLTTVVGTAVAMGALSWRLSLLSVVVLPPAIWLTRKVALMRRAVTTRRQRALADLHGQVEESLSISGVLLAKTMGAGPALSQRFARGSADLLDLEVRAELAGRWRMATMHVVFSAIPALIYLMAGLPAMSGGMTIGTLVAFVALQGTLFRPLMGLLDVGVQVTSSLALFSRVFEYLDLPVDIDDPAQPVDLDPDLTRGAVRLDGVSFTYPGGDRPALAGIDLDVPAGTRLALVGATGSGKSTLASLVARLHDPTAGAVRIDGVDLRDLRLESVARTVGIVSQETYLLHATIRENLRYARPGASDEEIEQAARTARVHDLIASLPDGYDTVVGARGHRFSGGEKQRIAIARTLLRDPRVLVLDEATSALDTRTEREVQAALDVVSAGRTTIAIAHRLSTVRGADLIAVLDRGQVVELGNHDTLAAAGGRYAALLAAAEEGKAGDRTLTTA, encoded by the coding sequence ATGAGTGACGCCTTTGGCCCCCGCGGGGGAGGCCCGCGCGGGGGAGGCCCGCGCGGGGGAGGCCCGCGCGGCGGTCCCGCCCGGCGGGACCCCAAGGATCTGAAACAGCTGGAGACCCATCCAGCAGAGCTGCGCCGGATCGGCGCCCTCTTCCTCCCTTTCCGGGGCCGGCTCGCCGTCGTCGTCGTCCTGATCGTCGCCTCGTCGGCGATCGCCCTGGCCACCCCGTTCCTGATCCGCCGCCTCATCGACGAGGCGATCCCGGCGCAGGACGTCCGGCTCCTGCTGCTGCTGGTCGGGGCGATGCTGGCGGTAGCGGTGGTCGGCTCGGTCCTGGGGGTGTTCCAGACGTGGCTGTCCACCACGGTCGGCCAGCGCGTCATGCACCGGCTGCGCACGGACGTGTTCACCCATCTGCAGCGCCAGTCCCTCGACTTCTTCACGCGCACGCGCGGCGGGGAGGTCCAGTCCCGCCTGACCCACGACATCGGTGGCATGCAGAGCGTGGTCACGACGGCGGCCACGTCGATCGCCTCCAACCTCACCACCGTCGTCGGCACCGCGGTGGCGATGGGCGCCTTGAGCTGGCGGCTTTCCCTGCTCTCCGTCGTCGTGCTGCCGCCCGCGATCTGGCTGACCCGCAAGGTCGCGCTCATGCGGCGCGCGGTGACCACCCGCCGCCAGCGCGCCCTGGCGGACCTGCACGGCCAGGTCGAGGAGTCGCTCTCCATCTCCGGCGTGCTGCTCGCCAAGACGATGGGCGCCGGGCCGGCTCTCTCCCAGCGCTTCGCCCGCGGCTCGGCCGACCTGCTCGACCTCGAGGTCCGCGCCGAGCTCGCCGGACGGTGGCGGATGGCGACCATGCACGTCGTCTTCTCCGCCATCCCGGCGCTGATCTACCTGATGGCCGGACTGCCTGCCATGTCGGGCGGGATGACCATCGGCACCCTCGTCGCGTTCGTCGCGCTGCAGGGCACGCTCTTCCGCCCGCTGATGGGCCTGCTCGACGTGGGCGTGCAGGTCACCAGCTCCCTGGCGCTGTTCAGCCGCGTCTTCGAGTACCTCGACCTCCCGGTCGACATCGACGATCCCGCGCAGCCGGTCGACCTCGATCCCGACCTGACCCGAGGGGCCGTCCGGCTCGACGGCGTTAGCTTCACCTACCCGGGCGGGGACCGTCCCGCCCTGGCCGGCATCGACCTCGACGTCCCGGCCGGCACCCGCCTCGCTCTGGTCGGGGCCACCGGCTCGGGCAAGTCCACGCTGGCCTCCCTGGTCGCGCGGCTGCACGACCCCACGGCCGGCGCGGTGCGCATCGACGGCGTCGACCTGCGCGACCTCCGGCTGGAGTCGGTGGCACGGACCGTGGGCATCGTCTCCCAGGAGACCTACCTCCTCCACGCCACCATCCGGGAGAACCTGCGGTACGCCCGGCCCGGTGCCTCGGACGAGGAGATCGAGCAGGCCGCCCGCACTGCCCGGGTCCACGACCTCATCGCGTCGTTGCCCGACGGGTACGACACGGTCGTCGGCGCCCGGGGGCACCGCTTCTCCGGCGGCGAGAAGCAGCGGATCGCCATCGCGCGCACGCTGCTGCGCGACCCGCGCGTGCTGGTCCTGGACGAGGCGACGTCGGCGCTGGACACCCGCACCGAACGGGAGGTGCAGGCCGCTCTCGACGTCGTCAGCGCGGGCCGGACCACCATCGCGATCGCGCACCGGCTCTCGACGGTGCGCGGCGCGGACCTCATCGCCGTCCTCGACCGCGGGCAGGTGGTCGAGCTGGGCAACCACGACACCCTCGCGGCCGCCGGGGGCAGGTACGCCGCCCTGCTCGCCGCAGCCGAGGAGGGCAAAGCCGGAGACCGCACGCTGACCACCGCCTGA
- a CDS encoding SOS response-associated peptidase, which produces MCGRYASFRQAQDLADIFDVAVVAEDAAELPPSWNVAPTDGARVVLERTVQPEPEEHAAPGTRAAEAPAPGASAEAVRREMHLARWGLVPHWAQDLSAGAKMINARMESVGSKSAFATPLRTKRCLVVADGYYEWQKPAAGAGHAAKKTPFFIRPADGSPLAFAGLYSWWRRPGDPAAPWLLTCTILTTAAVGPMGELHDRVPVILSRSHVDPWLDRSVTNADEALAVARQPGPELTWYEVSTQVNAVRNDGPELVAAVAP; this is translated from the coding sequence ATGTGCGGTCGCTATGCCTCCTTCCGCCAGGCCCAGGACCTGGCGGACATCTTCGACGTCGCCGTGGTGGCCGAGGACGCCGCCGAGCTGCCGCCGTCGTGGAACGTCGCGCCCACGGACGGGGCGCGAGTGGTCCTCGAGCGGACGGTCCAGCCGGAACCCGAAGAGCACGCGGCGCCTGGCACGCGGGCGGCGGAGGCGCCGGCCCCGGGCGCTTCCGCGGAAGCGGTGCGTCGCGAGATGCACCTGGCGCGGTGGGGCCTGGTGCCGCACTGGGCGCAGGACCTCTCGGCCGGGGCGAAGATGATCAACGCCCGGATGGAGTCCGTGGGCTCGAAGTCGGCGTTCGCGACGCCGCTGCGGACCAAGCGGTGCCTCGTCGTCGCCGACGGGTACTACGAGTGGCAGAAGCCCGCCGCCGGGGCCGGACACGCCGCCAAGAAGACGCCGTTCTTCATCCGCCCGGCCGACGGATCGCCGCTGGCCTTCGCCGGCCTGTACTCCTGGTGGCGCCGGCCCGGGGACCCGGCCGCACCGTGGCTGCTCACCTGCACCATCCTCACCACCGCCGCCGTCGGCCCGATGGGCGAGCTGCACGACCGGGTGCCGGTGATCCTCTCCCGCAGCCATGTCGACCCGTGGCTGGACCGGTCGGTGACGAACGCCGACGAGGCCCTCGCCGTGGCCCGGCAGCCGGGACCGGAACTCACGTGGTACGAGGTGTCCACCCAGGTCAACGCCGTGCGCAACGACGGCCCTGAGCTCGTGGCCGCCGTCGCGCCGTGA
- a CDS encoding sensor histidine kinase — translation MTRTNDVRARLRDPARRRTTVDSLVALGLVLLIGVPTAYIALTSGYGLSVTATATATAAIVMPAALAWRRNRPVASAVTIYASGLLHVLVELAMFRGIGLLIVPTDLLVLVALYSVTVYGPRWARRTALGGALLGAGLLAVVMASEFGGSGVWNFLLILAGISGSILATWGLAQFRRGRLEHIQSLIERARRLEVERDQQAQLAIAAERTRIAREMHDVVGHTLSVVIAQADGGRYAARTDTDAAERALTTIAEMGRDALADIRRILGVLRDGDSAESTALLPQPVDADLDALVEHVRSSGAAVSTVRVGTARPLPPGAGLTIYRICQEALTNALKHAGPSARITVLLQWQQPGTLVLQVDDDGRGAAARGDGHGQGLVGMRERAALFGGSVSAGPRPGGGFRVRAQLPLAEPTWTDDAAGTAWTAGAAGLPAPPAMPSNAPVRTTEGPR, via the coding sequence GTGACGAGGACGAACGACGTGCGAGCGCGCCTGCGAGACCCCGCCCGCCGTCGCACCACGGTCGACTCCCTGGTCGCACTCGGTCTTGTCCTGCTGATCGGCGTCCCCACCGCCTACATCGCGCTGACCAGCGGCTACGGGCTCTCGGTGACGGCGACGGCGACGGCGACGGCCGCCATCGTCATGCCTGCTGCGCTGGCCTGGCGGCGCAACCGCCCGGTCGCCTCCGCGGTGACCATCTACGCCAGCGGCCTCCTCCACGTCCTCGTCGAGCTCGCTATGTTCCGTGGCATCGGTCTGCTGATCGTGCCGACGGACCTCCTCGTCCTCGTCGCCCTGTACTCGGTCACCGTGTACGGGCCCCGCTGGGCGCGCCGCACCGCCCTGGGGGGTGCCCTGCTCGGTGCGGGGCTCCTCGCCGTCGTCATGGCGTCCGAGTTCGGCGGCTCCGGCGTCTGGAACTTCCTGCTCATCCTTGCGGGCATCAGTGGGTCCATCCTGGCCACCTGGGGACTGGCGCAGTTCCGGCGCGGTCGCCTGGAGCACATCCAGTCGCTCATCGAGCGGGCCCGGCGACTGGAGGTCGAGCGCGACCAGCAGGCCCAGCTCGCCATCGCGGCCGAACGCACCCGGATCGCGCGGGAGATGCACGACGTCGTCGGACACACCCTCTCCGTGGTGATCGCCCAGGCCGACGGCGGACGTTACGCCGCCCGGACTGACACGGACGCCGCCGAGCGGGCGCTGACCACGATCGCGGAGATGGGCCGGGACGCGCTGGCGGACATCCGCCGGATCCTCGGCGTGCTTCGCGACGGCGACTCCGCCGAGTCCACGGCGCTGCTTCCCCAGCCGGTGGACGCCGACCTCGACGCCCTGGTGGAGCACGTGCGCTCCTCGGGCGCCGCGGTCTCGACCGTGCGGGTGGGCACCGCCCGGCCGCTGCCGCCGGGCGCGGGCCTGACGATCTACCGCATCTGCCAGGAGGCGCTGACCAACGCGCTCAAGCACGCCGGGCCCAGCGCGCGGATCACCGTGCTGCTGCAGTGGCAGCAGCCCGGCACGCTCGTCCTCCAGGTCGACGACGACGGCCGCGGCGCCGCCGCCCGGGGCGACGGGCACGGCCAGGGCCTGGTGGGCATGCGCGAGCGGGCCGCCCTGTTCGGCGGCAGCGTCTCCGCCGGCCCGCGCCCCGGCGGCGGCTTCCGCGTGCGCGCGCAGCTGCCCCTCGCCGAGCCCACCTGGACCGACGACGCTGCCGGGACCGCCTGGACGGCCGGCGCTGCCGGGTTGCCCGCGCCGCCCGCCATGCCGAGCAACGCACCCGTCCGCACCACCGAAGGGCCCCGATGA
- a CDS encoding response regulator, translating to MTTPTDAAPIRVALVDDQQLVRAGFAMVINSQPDMAVVLEAGDGAQAVRLLGDHRADVVLMDVRMPNMDGLAATAAIAGDGAGNGPAEADGSPRVIILTTFDVDEYVLRAIKAGASGFLLKDAPPEEMLGAIRTVHAGDAVIAPSSTRRLLGHLAQILPEAEKAPPAVLDGLTEREREVLVLMARGRSNTEIGGDLFVAEATVKTHVGRILAKLGVRDRVQAVVLAYETGLVTPGA from the coding sequence ATGACCACGCCGACCGACGCAGCACCGATCCGTGTGGCCCTCGTGGACGACCAGCAGCTCGTCCGTGCCGGCTTCGCCATGGTCATCAACTCCCAGCCGGACATGGCGGTCGTGCTCGAGGCCGGCGACGGCGCTCAGGCGGTCCGCCTCCTCGGCGACCACCGCGCCGACGTCGTCCTCATGGACGTGCGCATGCCGAACATGGACGGTCTGGCGGCGACGGCGGCGATCGCCGGCGACGGCGCCGGGAACGGTCCGGCCGAGGCCGACGGCAGCCCGCGCGTGATCATCCTGACCACCTTCGACGTCGACGAGTACGTGCTGCGGGCCATCAAGGCAGGCGCGAGCGGGTTCCTCCTCAAAGACGCACCGCCGGAGGAGATGCTCGGCGCGATCCGGACGGTGCACGCCGGCGACGCCGTCATCGCGCCGTCCTCGACACGGCGGCTGCTCGGGCACCTCGCCCAGATCCTGCCGGAGGCAGAGAAGGCACCACCCGCGGTGCTCGACGGCCTCACGGAGCGTGAGCGGGAGGTGCTCGTGCTGATGGCGCGCGGGCGGTCCAACACCGAGATCGGCGGCGACCTCTTCGTCGCCGAGGCGACCGTGAAGACCCACGTCGGCCGGATCCTGGCCAAGCTCGGGGTGCGGGACCGGGTGCAGGCCGTGGTGCTGGCCTACGAGACGGGCCTGGTCACGCCGGGCGCCTGA
- a CDS encoding ABC transporter ATP-binding protein — protein sequence MSAVSPPVRPTAPDARAAVRAAGLRKTYGRGDVAVHALDGVDVAFAAGRFTAIMGPSGSGKSTLMHLLAGLDEATAGQVFLGETELTALDDRALTLLRRARVGFVFQSFNLLPMYTAEQNITLPCELAGARVDRDWFATLVTTLGLGERLTHRPAELSGGQQQRVAIARALITRPDVVFADEPTGNLDSRSGAEVLSFLRTSVRELGQTVVMVTHDPNAAAYADRVVLLADGRIAGEISDPTPEAVLAGLDALRGLDPVA from the coding sequence ATGTCTGCAGTCAGTCCCCCCGTCCGCCCGACCGCCCCGGACGCGCGCGCCGCCGTCCGCGCGGCCGGCCTGCGCAAGACCTACGGGCGGGGCGACGTCGCCGTGCACGCCCTCGACGGCGTCGACGTGGCGTTCGCGGCCGGCCGGTTCACGGCGATCATGGGGCCCTCCGGGTCCGGCAAGTCCACCCTCATGCACCTGCTCGCGGGCCTGGACGAGGCCACCGCCGGGCAGGTGTTCCTCGGTGAGACCGAGCTGACCGCCCTGGACGACCGGGCGCTGACCCTGCTGCGCCGCGCACGCGTCGGCTTCGTGTTCCAGTCCTTCAACCTCCTGCCCATGTACACCGCCGAGCAGAACATCACCCTGCCGTGCGAGCTGGCCGGGGCCAGGGTGGACCGGGACTGGTTCGCCACCCTCGTGACCACGTTGGGGCTGGGTGAGCGTCTGACCCACCGGCCCGCCGAGCTCTCCGGAGGCCAGCAGCAGCGCGTGGCCATCGCCCGGGCGCTGATCACCCGCCCCGACGTCGTCTTCGCGGACGAGCCCACCGGCAACCTCGACTCCCGCTCGGGCGCCGAGGTGCTCTCCTTCCTGCGCACCTCGGTGCGCGAGCTGGGCCAGACCGTCGTCATGGTCACTCACGACCCCAACGCCGCCGCCTACGCGGACCGCGTGGTGCTGCTCGCCGACGGGCGCATCGCCGGGGAGATCTCCGACCCCACCCCCGAGGCGGTCCTCGCCGGACTCGACGCCCTCCGCGGCCTGGACCCGGTGGCGTGA